AAGTGGGGTGGGGTGAGGTCAGGGTGAGGCGACACAACAGGATCATGTAAGGTGACTCAGGGCATAGAGGGCTTGCCAGTTTGCCACTTGTCAaaagcagaaaaacaaaaaatcttAAGGTTacatcagtaaaaaaaataaaaaaaacttgtacTTGGACTCGAGTTCATCTATAAAAATGAGTAATATAAATTGTACTTGTAGTAGGTATACTGAATTGGATTCGTGATATATAGTGACCCCAAGCCACATATATCTACGGTAAACTTGATAACCTTCAGCTGGTTTATATATTGCTACCACGTTGAAGTTCATCTGTGCAGCCTCTGAGCAAAGTGAACACTGCCCGTCCGACGTCCATGGTTGCCTGCTGGCTGGTATGGTCGCATGACTTTTTTTATTGCATCATGCAGTGTGAGACACCATGCCAAAGCTTACCCGTTCAAAGGGACACTTGACGTTGATAATTAAGCAGGTCGAGACTGCATGGAGGCTGATCGAAAGAAGGCAACTCGATCACTAACCTCAACCCTCACGGGCATCGCGCAATCTTCATTATCATATATCTAATCTACTtaatcggtgtatttatttaATAGTATCTGCTGTGATATTTGCTTTAAGCCTGGTACCAAGAAACTGTGTTCGTATAGTGATGGTGGAAGGGGGGCTAGACAAAGTAAGGTAAGATGAGGCAaggcaaaataaggtaaattaaggtaaggtatgctaaggtaaggtaaagtgaggtatggtgaggtaaggtatgCTCagtggcaaggtaaggtaaagtgaggtaaggtaTGCTAAGtggcaaggtaaggcaagatatgctaaggtaaggtaggtatggtgaggtaaggtatgctaaggtaaggtaagatgaggtaaggcaaggtaaggtaaggtaagatgaggtaaggtaaagtaaggtaaggtgaggtaaggtagggtagggtaaggtaaggtaaggtaaggcaatgtAAGGGTAGGGTAAGTCTTATTGAGGTCACTGGGACTCAGACAAACATGTTAATTATCTTTTATTAATAAAATTCAAATTATAGAATTTCTTTTTCAACTAACATAATATACAACCACTGTTCAGCTAGATTAAAATAAATTCTCATGGACTCCTTGTGTATAGTACTGACACTGAATAGAAAAGCTTATATATAGTCTCTAAGTACCTTTCAGATGCAACAGTGCAGtctctcacaccaccaccagaaccttcAGGACACAGCCTGGCACTcccttcattttatatttttacagtaaaggaagcagctcaagggcaaaaatgaatgaataaaaagccccgctaatcactgctgcTTTAAGAACGTAGAAATGAATGGCCAAAGAGAGCCTTCATGACACATCACCAGGCACTCCCTTCATTttaatcattttacaataaaggaagcagctcaagggcaaaaatgaatgaataaaaaggcccgctaatcactgctgcTATTAAGAACGTAGAaatgaatggccaaaagagagccTTCATGAGACATATCGCCTGACACTCCTTTTTttaacagtagaggaagcagctcgaggacaaaaaatgaaaatataaaagcctgctaatcactgctcctaaggTTTTTGATGATTAAGGTCAGTGAGGGTTGTTAGTAATCATCTATTCAAAGCTCGACACATTACAGTTGCCGAAAAAATGTCGCCATGGAAATTTCTCACGTCAGAAACAAATGTAAACTGTTTCCTGTGAGTTTGTGTACCATGGAGCTGGGTGATAAATGATGCCACAGAAATCCAATTGTGTGGCACGGAGCTCAGTGATAAAcgttggatggagaggtgtctttctGCGCATCTGGTTCATATAACCTTCTCCCACACATGCTGTCCTTCCCTCACACAGTCATGGACATATACACATGAACACTTACTATACAAGTTGTGACATTACTCTTGatgcgtaaaaaaaagaagagaaatcaaaCAGAAAATAAACTGTATCTTCAATCTACAGACACACTATGAAATGACACTACCATTGTTTAATAAGAGAATGTTGAAGAAATAAGTAGTATGTCAGATTTTCATGCCAGTGAGAGAGCATTTTGATGTTCAAGTATGAGATTTTTAAATATAACATCTGGAGACGACACGTAAATAGCTTGCCGTATAGCCCTATCAGCAAGTTTCTTCAACAAAGGCACAGTCATGGCTGTTCCCCAAACTTATCAAACTCCTGGAGCCTTGAAACTAGTATCATAAGCCAATGGTCGACAGTGCTGGAGAAGACACTGTAAATATACCCTTTTAGTCTCTGCACAAACTGAAGGGAAATGTTACTGTTAATAATGAATATGGTGTGACAATGCTATGTACTGGATGAAGTTTTATATAAGTTATGATTCCtatataaaaacaataatgaatcaAGTggcctttcatctcctcacaacacacacaccccacaagcacacacacactgtatcatACCTAAAAAAATAGTGTACCAATAACTTGCAATGACAATGAAAGTAATCATGCATTGTAATCATGTTAAGGTTTTGTAATTATTATGATTCAATTTCCCTTCGATGATCTAAACAGTATGTATATGAAGGACACTCTTGCACTTAGCAGGCTGAGACATTTAAGTGTTTACTTGTAACACTTCACTACCTTACTACAGCACTTTTAAAAATTACAAAAGCATTACTGTACTCAACTTCTGGTATACCTTCGAGGTCACCTTCATGACTGCACATCTCACAAGCAGAAATATTTGGCCAAGATGTGTCCAAGTTTTGGGAAACAAGAAAGCATCATAGATTTTCATTCCAAGTGTAATCTATTGACATTTTAATGAAAACAATTGTCAACTGATGAAAAGTAAATACATGTATAGTCTCATGGGATGTTCTCAGGAATGAATGCAACCTGCAGGGAAAATAATTCTACAATCTGGCCGTTCATACACAGACAAGATTCATACTGAAGACCAGGGGAGCAGAGAAGTGAGGCTTGGGCTGGGCCACCTGAGGGTCGCTGGGCAGGACGTGAACCACAATGCACACGTACACGAACTAACTGTACCCTGGGCTGAGGCTCCAAGCACCCTAGACATCTCACTCTCTCCTCAGGTTATCCAGACGAGCCTGAATGTCATCATCGGCAGCATCCGTCACTGCCACGGGAGTcttggaggaggcggcggtggcggtgccCAGAGTGCCGGCAGTGGAGGGAAGGTCACTCAGGCCCTCTGTCATCTGTAGGCCGAGCTCATCCAGCACCTGGGAGACTATGGCATCGCtgcaggaggaaaaaagaaggaagaatggtaaGAAGATGGGTCAGTGAGTTGGTATTTTCATGCCATACTAgcctttctttttctaatttcctttaCTGCTTCTATTCAAATTATACACCAATGCATGACAATGATGGGTAGATAGTTCCAATGCCATGATAAGAAAAAGCCAAGGCATTTGATGATAAATATATTGTTCATTTATAACATGCTCCcctgcttcctcccttctttcctctaatcCTCCTTCCCAACAAATTTTAAACCAATGCATGACAATGATGGGAGATAGTTCTAATACTATAAGAAAAAGCCAAGGCGTTTGATGATAAATATATGCTCATTTATAACACGTTCCcttgcttcttcccttctttcctctaatcCTCCTTCCCAACAAATTTTAAACCAATGCATGACAATGAAGGGTAGATAGTTCTAATGAtaagtattttgttcatttatagtattctcccttgcttcctctgttctctcctttattcctctttccctacctcccACAACCCTCTGAGAACACAGTGCACTcaactcacctctcctcctcgtcatcctcatcaCCCATGGCATCATCAATCACGTcattcatcatctcctccttcatgtccATAATCTCAGACTGCTTCTCAAACTCCTGCATGATCTGCTGAATCTGGGGAAGCTTCAACTGCCTGTGGTGGGGAGAGGAAACACATTATAGACCTTATgcttggagaggaaaggaagactggTTGATATACACACATGGATACACAAACATAAAAGCACACACATTCTTTATAGTTCAACATTGCCCTTACTAATTGTTTTCTCTCCTCAGAAGCTAACTACATATACCAATGTTTATTAGGTTTGTCAGTATTATTATACGTATCTTTAAATTTCCGCCGCTTATAAAGGACTAAGTTCCCCCGCAATTAGAACGTTATATCGAAAGTTTACTGTACTTATATAATAGAGCCTTATCCATCCCTGTATAGCGTATGCATCCCACACATGAGGTTCTATCCTACACAGCTCTTTTGGATGGAGTTGAGTCAAATTCTTTTCacctcatcaactctcctcctcttactgactatTTTCTACCCCTTAAATTCTGTGGCAATGTTACTTTATTTGGTATTCTCTACTCTCAATGTTTTCGTGCTAACCGCTCTTCTGAACCACATGCAAAACTCAGCACTGACTCACTTATTTATACCTACCATTGCTTGTTTGTCCACCTTCATTAGCTGCTTGTTTTGTCCTTCAACTGAATCTATTACTGAAAAAATGCTACAGAAATTCAATGCCCACTCACATGTTTACATATATCATTGCCTGTGTGACCCCCTCTCAATGCTTGGCTGTTTTGCTCTTCAACTGCATCGTTTACTGAAAAGAAGCTACAGAAATTTAGCGTCCACTCACTTATTCATATTCATCATGGCCCGCGTGACGCCCTTCATCGCCTGGGCCATGGCGTTCTGGCTCTTGAGGGTGGTGATCTTGAGGGACACGGCCTGGATCTGCGCACGCATCATGATGAACTTCTTGGTGTAGCGCCGCGTCCTCACCAGGTCCTTCGCCATCACCTTCACTGCATCCTGAGGTGGTATGGGAACATTGTCACGGCTATTAGTACTCtcagttttgttttttacaggAAGGCAGGCAGCTTAAGGGtaagtaacaaaaataacaacagaaaGGCCcattggagcagtgagtagcatttttttttatctgcacacttgttgcccttgagccatctcctttgctgaaaaaaaagaaaaaaaaaaaaaaaagacgcagctccgacaaaagaaagagaacaaaaggccataaaagaggtcaatttcaagtGGAAGTGTCACTATCATCATCCTTTTACAACCGTTTCAATGACTGAGTGTAGAAAATGAATCATCCATTGTTGTAATTATCCCTCAGTCATTGCAAGTGTTTGAAAGAGTCCTTATCCTTACCATCTGTCCCATCTTGGCCATTTTCTTGATGTCCGCAATGATTTTCTTCTCCTGCTGTTCCATCTTTTGGCGCTCCCGGTCCAGGTCACGCATGGCCTTGTTGAGGGCGCGCTGGTTCTTCCGCAGCATCTCCTCCGGCGTCATCTTGCGCCCAAAGAGCCACTCCAGCGGCATGTTGGAGctgtgggatgggaagggagagggggcggCATGACAGGAGGTGCCTGCTAGCATGACTAATGTTGGCCTTGCGAGTTATTTTTATTCTAAACAACAGTACAAGATTCACTACCGTAGCACTTATTTGAAGAATACTCTACACTCAAATTATCTTTCCTTGTTTACTGGGAGTGCAATGCTGCATATTCCTAGCAAATATCTGCTTGTTATACGCTACAAAATTTCCTAGGTTGCCGCAAGTAACTTCTGAAATAGTAAATAAGCAGGAAATGCTTTGTCTCCAAAAGGGTCAAAGAGGTGCTGATTATTATATCTACGTCGTAGGCCAGAAACTTTTATTTTGCTAAATGCTTGGAAGATTTTCCTTAATAATAAGGTTGCAATTTGATACAAACCAAGTAACAGTTTGATACTAATGATTCACACGTCATAAAACCATTTACACATTGATTGGCATTACAAAGAAATAATCACTAATAACTCATCTACAGAACAGTAGTTTAAAAAGTTCTGATGATAACTTCCAGTAAATAGAATATCAGGAAAACACCTGAGTTATAAAATTTCTTTGAGGAAATCATGGGCAAAAAACTATGGTATTCAAAGATCAACTTAGATAAGTGGAAAATAACAATGTTAATACAAAAAGTAACATCGTTTTCTGGCGTCACAGTAcatatacatattaaataataaagCATTGCAAGACTCCAGCTATTTACAAAATGTGTGTTCATGAACAGCTACAATGAATATGACAACAGCATAACACGAAGTGGGAACCTTGCAGTGTTGTGGTGGACAGTGACTAAAGGGCCTCAAACTACTGCTAGGGGCAACAGGAAGTTTGTATCATTAATGTAAAGCCATATTATGATTACACAGCAAATAGATGAAAAAACAGggtttacattattaatccatgGCTCTGCATACTTTACTTTTGGGGCAGTTGTAAATGTTTCCTCAAAGCTTTCAATCTCTCCCATTGTTACCACATTAAGGACACCAATACAACTGCCCCAATATGAAGGATACAAACTACAGCCCAGGACTAAAGGTTTGTCTGCCGCCACTGTTGCATTACCTGGTCATCCTGGTGGACTAGTCAGAGTTAGAAACATGGGTCAGTATCTTACTAGTATCACACACTCAATGCATCATCAGCTATCTATTAACTGGAAATATGGGAAAAGAAATGTCATGCCTTATGGTTGGCCTTCCAGATATTCCTCAGAAACATAGTGAGATTCctataattaacccggtagcagcgacgcgccaaatttgtggctttaccgtgtaccagtgatgggccaaatttttgccatgatataaacccccccatatagatgatgcataaactgatcacaaatgcgttgatatatatcatgaaatggtttgcgtgagtgattttttttctcatttttctcgcttagaggggcctttaaagacatgatccccgcagctaccaggttaaacagaCTTCCTTGGTTGGTGGTATAGGTCATGTCAAAATACACTGggattattttgtattttattgttaAAGGTAACCCACAGAATTAAAAAATACTTCAACCTTTACTATTATATCCATTTGCAAAAAGTATCATGTGACGTCTGGTGTGCAAAATGTTACaaactcaaa
Above is a window of Eriocheir sinensis breed Jianghai 21 chromosome 16, ASM2467909v1, whole genome shotgun sequence DNA encoding:
- the LOC126999459 gene encoding charged multivesicular body protein 2a-like isoform X1, encoding MTSSNMPLEWLFGRKMTPEEMLRKNQRALNKAMRDLDRERQKMEQQEKKIIADIKKMAKMGQMDAVKVMAKDLVRTRRYTKKFIMMRAQIQAVSLKITTLKSQNAMAQAMKGVTRAMMNMNKQLKLPQIQQIMQEFEKQSEIMDMKEEMMNDVIDDAMGDEDDEEESDAIVSQVLDELGLQMTEGLSDLPSTAGTLGTATAASSKTPVAVTDAADDDIQARLDNLRRE
- the LOC126999459 gene encoding charged multivesicular body protein 2a-like isoform X2 gives rise to the protein MPLEWLFGRKMTPEEMLRKNQRALNKAMRDLDRERQKMEQQEKKIIADIKKMAKMGQMDAVKVMAKDLVRTRRYTKKFIMMRAQIQAVSLKITTLKSQNAMAQAMKGVTRAMMNMNKQLKLPQIQQIMQEFEKQSEIMDMKEEMMNDVIDDAMGDEDDEEESDAIVSQVLDELGLQMTEGLSDLPSTAGTLGTATAASSKTPVAVTDAADDDIQARLDNLRRE